One Paraburkholderia agricolaris DNA segment encodes these proteins:
- a CDS encoding NAD(P)-binding domain-containing protein, producing the protein MNRLADLETRLREDLRWLELPAPSWVPPRFAAAERVLDVAVIGGGMAGLAAAAELRWLGIDNLRIFDRAPSGREGPWVSFARMETLRSPKQLTGPALRMPALTFRAWYEAQFGNPAWDALYKIPRTQWMDYLRWYREVLDLPVQNDTALTSLRPRDDGLLELDLHDLSKADAQRTVLARHVVLATGRDGLGGPSVPVIANTVARRYWAHSAEAIDFAALAGKRVGVVGAGASAFDNAATALEAGAAGVDLFIRRDDIPRVNKLTGIGSPGLVHGFADLDDASRWRFLHYAQTEQTPPPRDSVLRVSRHANARFHVGSPVAAIEELDGALAVTTPKGRYVVDFLIFATGFHSDIATRTEFAPFAGFVRRWKDRYRADPSLPSHELAESPDLGDAFAFQEREPGTCAALTQIHCFNHAASLSHGKLSGDIPAISEGAQRLARGIASRLFDADRERHYEALVAFDKAELQGDEWTDADASSGTARAHLQAEHAADNPAENTAENTD; encoded by the coding sequence GCCACGTTTCGCCGCTGCCGAACGCGTACTCGATGTCGCCGTGATCGGTGGCGGCATGGCGGGGCTCGCCGCGGCGGCCGAACTGCGCTGGCTGGGTATCGACAATCTGCGCATATTCGATCGCGCACCATCGGGACGCGAAGGTCCCTGGGTATCGTTCGCGCGCATGGAAACGCTGCGCTCGCCCAAGCAACTCACGGGTCCCGCCCTGCGCATGCCGGCCCTCACATTTCGCGCGTGGTACGAAGCGCAATTCGGCAACCCCGCGTGGGATGCGCTCTACAAGATTCCGCGCACCCAGTGGATGGACTATCTGCGCTGGTATCGCGAGGTGCTCGATCTGCCGGTGCAAAACGACACCGCGCTCACCTCGCTGCGTCCGCGCGACGACGGTCTGCTTGAACTCGATCTGCACGATCTCTCGAAAGCAGACGCACAGCGCACGGTGCTCGCGCGGCATGTCGTGCTCGCCACTGGCCGCGACGGGTTGGGCGGCCCATCCGTACCGGTTATCGCCAATACGGTTGCGCGCCGCTACTGGGCCCATTCCGCGGAGGCAATCGATTTCGCTGCGCTGGCCGGCAAACGTGTCGGTGTCGTCGGCGCGGGGGCGTCCGCCTTCGACAATGCGGCAACCGCACTCGAAGCGGGGGCGGCCGGCGTCGATCTGTTTATCCGCCGCGACGACATTCCACGCGTGAACAAGTTGACCGGCATCGGCAGTCCGGGTCTCGTGCATGGTTTCGCCGATCTTGACGACGCATCCAGATGGCGCTTTCTGCACTACGCACAGACCGAGCAGACGCCTCCGCCGCGAGACAGCGTGCTGCGGGTTTCACGCCATGCCAATGCACGTTTTCATGTCGGCAGTCCGGTGGCAGCGATCGAGGAACTCGACGGCGCGCTCGCGGTAACAACACCCAAAGGCCGTTACGTGGTGGACTTTCTGATTTTCGCGACCGGCTTTCACTCGGATATCGCCACGCGTACCGAGTTTGCGCCGTTCGCCGGTTTTGTACGGCGCTGGAAAGACCGCTATCGGGCGGACCCGTCGCTGCCTTCGCACGAACTGGCGGAGTCGCCGGATCTCGGCGACGCGTTCGCGTTTCAGGAGCGCGAACCCGGCACCTGTGCGGCGCTAACGCAGATTCATTGTTTCAATCACGCGGCGAGCCTTAGCCATGGAAAACTGTCCGGCGACATCCCGGCGATCAGCGAAGGCGCGCAGCGCCTCGCACGCGGCATCGCGAGCCGCCTGTTCGACGCGGATCGCGAGCGCCACTACGAGGCGCTGGTCGCCTTCGACAAAGCGGAGTTACAAGGGGATGAATGGACCGATGCGGATGCATCGTCCGGCACTGCGCGCGCTCATCTGCAAGCAGAGCACGCCGCTGACAATCCCGCCGAAAACACCGCAGAAAACACTGATTAA
- a CDS encoding CMD domain protein: MTDLASQTQSSALSDVADTATVDTVDTLAGLQAGSPLASVRHTRDKVALHTQRSEDALFDPALPDLSLHERLFAAWYAARLSLADDLADAYTAKLIAAGAQPVTLDAIEAGTLDPAADARLIAILSHVKLLTLKPVQARPEHLRTLQQAGITTRGIVALSQLIAFVTYQLRVIAGLKALRAAQEAA; encoded by the coding sequence ATGACCGACCTCGCGTCACAGACCCAATCGTCCGCACTTTCAGACGTCGCCGACACCGCCACCGTCGATACCGTCGACACCCTCGCCGGCCTGCAAGCCGGCAGCCCGCTCGCATCGGTCCGCCACACCCGCGACAAGGTCGCGCTGCACACGCAACGCAGCGAAGACGCACTGTTCGATCCCGCGTTGCCCGATCTGTCGCTGCACGAGCGCTTGTTTGCCGCATGGTATGCCGCCCGTCTCTCGCTGGCCGACGATCTCGCCGACGCCTACACGGCGAAGCTCATCGCCGCCGGCGCACAGCCGGTGACGCTCGATGCAATCGAAGCGGGTACGCTCGACCCCGCCGCCGACGCGCGCCTGATCGCCATCCTTTCTCACGTTAAGCTATTGACTCTGAAGCCGGTCCAAGCACGCCCCGAGCATCTGCGGACGCTGCAACAAGCCGGGATCACGACACGCGGCATCGTCGCGTTGTCCCAGCTGATTGCATTCGTCACTTATCAATTGCGCGTGATAGCGGGCCTGAAGGCATTGCGCGCCGCCCAGGAGGCAGCATGA
- a CDS encoding peroxidase-related enzyme (This protein belongs to a clade of uncharacterized proteins related to peroxidases such as the alkylhydroperoxidase AhpD.), giving the protein MTQVNTSALPADRFNGFTFDTLGWRAWLDTVSLENATPGQIAVLEESHPHAKTSDYYLLLVQQAEILRQRSGVFNAIMYAPGGLPRAERELASTVVSRVNGCVYCASVHAQRFGQLAKRTDAIEDVFEDPSSAGTTPRERAIVQYAIELTDHPENVDADAIRRLEANGLTQAEILDLTHAIAIFAWANRLMLTLGEPVFPQADA; this is encoded by the coding sequence ATGACCCAGGTGAACACCAGTGCATTGCCGGCTGACCGGTTCAACGGCTTTACCTTCGATACGCTTGGCTGGCGCGCATGGCTCGACACGGTCAGCCTCGAGAACGCCACGCCCGGGCAGATCGCCGTGCTCGAAGAAAGCCATCCGCACGCGAAGACCTCCGACTACTATCTCCTGCTGGTCCAGCAGGCGGAAATCCTGCGGCAACGCTCCGGCGTTTTCAACGCGATCATGTATGCGCCGGGCGGCCTGCCGCGCGCCGAGCGTGAACTCGCCAGCACCGTGGTCTCGCGCGTGAACGGCTGCGTGTATTGCGCTTCGGTGCATGCGCAACGATTCGGCCAGCTCGCGAAACGGACCGACGCGATCGAAGATGTTTTCGAAGACCCGTCGAGCGCCGGCACCACGCCGCGCGAGCGAGCGATCGTCCAGTACGCGATCGAATTGACCGATCACCCTGAAAATGTCGACGCAGACGCTATCAGGCGCCTCGAAGCCAATGGCCTGACGCAAGCGGAGATTCTCGACCTGACTCACGCGATCGCGATCTTTGCGTGGGCCAACCGGTTGATGCTCACGCTTGGCGAACCGGTGTTTCCGCAAGCGGACGCGTGA
- a CDS encoding GNAT family N-acetyltransferase, translating to MSTPRPAPSTPHSTDSAAPTPLTAPLIRDATEADLPAIQAIYAHHVLTGVASFEEIPPSVDDLRTRLASVRSHGLPYMVAEIDGEVAGYCYATPYRPRAAYRNTIEDSIYVNDAYRGRGLGRVLLQALIERCETGPWRQMVAVIADGGSGGSLSLHAQLGFELTGTLKAVGFKHGRWLDTTLMQRTLGAGDSTAPDDIAQERD from the coding sequence ATGAGCACCCCCCGCCCCGCCCCATCCACACCCCATTCGACCGATTCAGCCGCCCCGACGCCACTGACCGCCCCGTTGATCCGCGACGCCACCGAAGCCGATCTACCCGCGATCCAGGCGATCTACGCCCACCATGTGTTGACAGGCGTCGCTTCGTTTGAGGAAATCCCGCCTTCCGTCGACGATCTGCGCACGCGGCTCGCGTCGGTGCGCAGCCATGGGTTGCCGTACATGGTGGCCGAGATCGACGGCGAAGTCGCCGGCTATTGCTACGCGACGCCGTACCGGCCGCGCGCCGCGTATCGGAACACGATCGAGGATTCGATCTACGTGAACGACGCGTATCGCGGACGAGGCCTGGGACGCGTGCTGTTGCAGGCGCTGATCGAACGCTGCGAAACCGGACCTTGGCGCCAGATGGTCGCCGTGATCGCCGACGGCGGCAGCGGCGGCTCGCTATCCCTGCATGCGCAACTGGGTTTCGAATTGACCGGCACGTTAAAGGCGGTGGGCTTCAAGCACGGCCGCTGGCTCGACACCACGCTGATGCAGCGGACCTTGGGGGCCGGAGATTCGACCGCGCCGGACGACATCGCGCAGGAACGCGACTGA
- a CDS encoding DUF1176 domain-containing protein gives MKTSLRCFSATVAASLGLCGALITSGASAGELKEFKDWAVGCDNLRNCTAIGFVADEAQAGTYIRISRGGDRDAQPVVRIASMPDSDVHAPSLQLSLSGVPNGAAPQRLAAHVVYDFVDADLNGGAAMKLIDDLRNAQSLSVELFDGASSKGAKTVSLSGAAAALRYMDAQQLRVGTVTALVAKGPAAASTIRDVLAVPHFVGKVLSPMNAPKRLPPGVGKPDETCDAGEASVIAFKAPDGVSLIGVCQSSGAYNTSYSFWVVRAGSQKAVAADFDSGGGEVVNPGLSKDGLTLSTFDKGRGVGDCGDSAEFTWDGTAFRTLTESEMPECLGVPSDDWPVTYTAVLRNRP, from the coding sequence ATGAAAACATCATTGCGTTGTTTCTCCGCGACCGTTGCCGCCAGCCTCGGTTTGTGCGGCGCGCTGATCACGAGCGGCGCGTCTGCGGGCGAGCTGAAGGAGTTCAAGGACTGGGCGGTCGGCTGCGACAATCTACGCAACTGCACCGCCATCGGTTTCGTTGCCGACGAAGCGCAAGCCGGCACATACATCAGGATTTCGCGCGGCGGTGATCGCGATGCGCAGCCCGTGGTACGGATCGCGTCGATGCCCGACAGCGACGTTCATGCGCCGTCGCTGCAACTCTCGCTATCGGGCGTGCCGAACGGCGCCGCGCCGCAACGGCTGGCGGCACACGTCGTTTATGACTTCGTGGATGCCGATCTCAATGGCGGCGCGGCGATGAAGCTGATCGACGATCTGCGCAACGCACAGAGCCTCTCGGTCGAACTGTTCGACGGCGCTTCATCGAAGGGGGCAAAGACGGTTTCGTTGTCGGGCGCTGCCGCCGCGCTTCGTTACATGGACGCTCAGCAGTTGCGCGTCGGCACCGTCACGGCGCTCGTCGCCAAAGGGCCGGCGGCGGCGAGCACGATTCGCGACGTGCTCGCCGTGCCGCACTTCGTAGGCAAGGTCTTGAGCCCTATGAACGCGCCAAAGCGATTGCCGCCGGGCGTCGGTAAGCCGGACGAAACGTGTGATGCGGGCGAAGCATCGGTGATCGCTTTCAAGGCGCCGGACGGCGTCTCGCTGATCGGCGTCTGCCAGTCGTCCGGGGCCTACAACACCAGTTATTCGTTCTGGGTCGTACGTGCAGGCAGCCAGAAAGCCGTGGCCGCCGATTTCGACAGCGGTGGCGGAGAGGTGGTGAATCCGGGCCTGTCGAAAGACGGCCTGACCCTCTCCACTTTCGACAAGGGCCGCGGCGTCGGCGATTGCGGCGACAGCGCGGAATTCACATGGGACGGCACGGCGTTCAGGACACTGACGGAAAGTGAAATGCCGGAATGCCTGGGCGTGCCGTCGGACGACTGGCCGGTGACTTACACCGCGGTGCTGCGCAACCGGCCCTGA
- a CDS encoding MerR family transcriptional regulator, translating to MPNTPPPFPPLPDASSVPSGAAPRNEYTVDELARVTDTTVRNVRAYQDRGLLAPPEKRGRVGVYDDTHVSRLKLINHLLTRGYTLANIQDLIMAVDEGHDLRSILGLETAIGGRWSRERPKKYSLLELLHMFGDKASPSALGKAVDLGLLERDGLSFVSGNPTALAAGATMAKEGIPLADLLDAVGVARPHFHAVAKALVDLVVRQLDRYDADALPPPADVPALVDAIWRVRPLAMVLVESEMNRALEEASGDYLGDRVAAIMEKKLGHPAEATAAKKDKSRK from the coding sequence ATGCCCAATACGCCGCCCCCCTTTCCGCCCTTGCCCGACGCCTCGAGCGTCCCGTCAGGCGCCGCGCCGCGCAACGAATACACGGTCGACGAACTCGCGCGCGTCACCGATACCACGGTGCGCAACGTGCGCGCCTATCAGGACCGCGGCCTGCTTGCGCCACCGGAAAAGCGCGGCCGCGTCGGCGTATATGACGACACGCATGTGTCGCGTCTGAAGCTGATCAACCATCTGCTCACGCGCGGCTACACGCTCGCGAACATTCAGGATCTGATCATGGCGGTGGACGAAGGCCACGATCTGCGTTCGATCCTCGGCCTTGAAACCGCGATCGGCGGACGCTGGTCGCGCGAACGGCCAAAGAAATACTCGCTGCTCGAACTGCTGCACATGTTCGGCGACAAAGCCTCGCCGAGCGCGCTTGGCAAAGCGGTCGATCTCGGTTTGCTGGAGCGCGACGGCCTCTCCTTCGTGTCCGGCAACCCCACCGCGCTTGCCGCCGGCGCGACCATGGCCAAGGAAGGCATTCCGCTCGCCGACCTGCTCGACGCCGTGGGCGTCGCCAGACCGCATTTCCATGCGGTCGCCAAGGCACTGGTCGACCTGGTGGTCCGCCAACTGGACCGCTACGACGCCGACGCGCTGCCCCCGCCTGCCGACGTGCCCGCCCTCGTCGACGCAATCTGGCGGGTGCGGCCGCTGGCGATGGTGCTGGTCGAAAGCGAAATGAACCGCGCGCTGGAAGAGGCTTCCGGCGATTACCTCGGCGACCGCGTCGCGGCAATCATGGAAAAGAAGCTCGGTCATCCGGCCGAAGCCACCGCGGCGAAGAAAGATAAATCCAGAAAATAG
- a CDS encoding sulfonate ABC transporter substrate-binding protein, with protein MARHTRISLHIAATLLAALATLSANAQSSNGKANEPANVLRIGYQKSGLLAILKAQGSLDEKLKPLGYSIKWFEFPAGPQLLEALNANSLDFGYTGAPPPVFAQAGGVRFVYVGAEPSGRHAEAILVRGDSTLDSVAELKGKRVALQKGSSSNYLLLEALKKAGLRYEDVRPVYLAPADARAAFESGTVDAWAIWDPYYASAQQTLKARALVDYSELNSPYNFYEATSEFAQQHPDVIGAILGQLRITGLWVNDHPVETAALIAPKVGLDQKLVETWVRRYPYGTTAVTDEIVRSQQIVADAFYGAHLIPQKITVKDNVWQNREVAASLAGK; from the coding sequence ATGGCCCGTCATACCCGTATTTCGCTTCACATCGCCGCCACCTTGCTGGCGGCGCTCGCCACCTTGAGCGCGAACGCGCAGAGCAGCAATGGCAAGGCTAACGAGCCGGCCAACGTGCTGCGCATTGGTTATCAGAAGTCGGGCCTGCTCGCGATCCTCAAGGCACAAGGCTCACTCGACGAAAAGCTTAAACCGCTCGGCTACAGCATCAAGTGGTTCGAATTTCCGGCCGGCCCGCAATTGCTCGAAGCGCTGAACGCGAACAGCCTCGACTTCGGCTATACCGGCGCGCCGCCGCCCGTGTTCGCGCAGGCCGGCGGCGTGCGCTTCGTGTACGTCGGCGCGGAGCCCTCGGGGCGTCATGCCGAAGCGATTCTGGTCCGAGGCGATTCGACGCTGGATAGCGTGGCGGAATTGAAGGGTAAGCGCGTCGCGTTGCAGAAGGGTTCGAGTTCGAACTATCTGCTACTCGAGGCACTGAAGAAAGCCGGCCTGCGTTACGAAGACGTTCGCCCGGTGTACCTCGCCCCCGCCGACGCGCGCGCCGCCTTCGAAAGCGGCACGGTCGACGCATGGGCGATCTGGGACCCTTACTACGCCTCCGCACAACAGACGCTAAAGGCACGCGCGCTGGTCGATTACTCGGAGCTCAACAGTCCCTATAACTTCTATGAAGCCACGAGCGAGTTCGCCCAGCAGCATCCCGACGTGATCGGCGCGATTCTCGGGCAATTGCGCATCACCGGCCTGTGGGTCAACGACCATCCCGTGGAAACCGCCGCGCTGATCGCACCGAAGGTCGGTCTGGATCAGAAGCTGGTCGAAACCTGGGTGCGCCGCTATCCGTATGGCACCACCGCCGTGACTGACGAAATCGTGCGCTCGCAGCAGATCGTTGCCGACGCGTTTTACGGCGCACATCTGATTCCGCAAAAAATCACCGTGAAGGACAACGTCTGGCAAAACCGCGAGGTGGCAGCCAGTCTTGCGGGAAAATAG
- a CDS encoding mechanosensitive ion channel family protein has product MQNLLAEIHPSRWSFLWDALTTISMRLCAAALILVVGWWVARRAARSLNRLLTRQSRMDATLRPVICDMCLWSIRVVAIIGALSQLGIQTASIVAVLGAAGLAIGLALQGTMQNIAAGIMLLLLRPFKVGDYIDGGAGNVAGTVDEISLFTTRLTKADGICEYVPNSALWSNSIRNYSRNPTRRLDLEVEISVRDDVDQALAALRKLAAADPRALENPAPQVMVARFDDSTAVLNIRVWANIDTFWDMRWDLARQVRQTLNNAQCGLPVRTRELHIVQNNDTGESAAARLTAATPQAPVQ; this is encoded by the coding sequence ATGCAAAATCTACTCGCAGAGATTCACCCTTCCCGGTGGTCTTTCCTTTGGGATGCGCTCACCACGATCTCGATGCGCCTGTGCGCGGCCGCATTGATCCTGGTGGTGGGCTGGTGGGTCGCCCGCCGCGCCGCACGCTCGCTCAACCGCCTGCTGACAAGACAGTCGCGCATGGACGCCACGCTGCGCCCGGTGATCTGCGATATGTGTCTGTGGAGTATTCGGGTTGTCGCGATCATCGGCGCGCTGTCGCAACTGGGTATCCAGACGGCCAGCATCGTTGCCGTGCTCGGCGCCGCCGGCCTCGCTATCGGTCTCGCGCTGCAGGGGACGATGCAAAACATCGCGGCCGGCATCATGCTTCTGCTGCTGCGGCCGTTCAAGGTGGGCGACTACATCGATGGCGGCGCGGGTAACGTCGCGGGCACGGTCGACGAAATCAGCCTGTTCACAACGCGTCTCACCAAAGCCGACGGCATCTGCGAATACGTACCGAACAGCGCGCTGTGGAGCAATTCAATCCGCAATTACAGCCGCAATCCGACCCGCCGCCTCGATCTGGAAGTGGAAATCTCCGTGCGTGACGACGTCGACCAGGCACTGGCCGCCCTGCGCAAGCTTGCCGCGGCCGACCCGCGCGCGCTCGAAAATCCCGCGCCGCAGGTCATGGTGGCCCGTTTCGACGACAGCACCGCGGTGCTGAATATCCGCGTGTGGGCCAACATCGATACGTTCTGGGACATGCGCTGGGACCTCGCTCGTCAGGTCCGTCAAACGCTCAACAACGCGCAATGCGGCTTGCCGGTGCGCACTCGTGAACTGCATATCGTGCAGAACAACGACACCGGCGAGTCCGCGGCCGCCCGCTTGACTGCTGCCACGCCGCAAGCGCCAGTGCAGTAA
- a CDS encoding flavin-containing monooxygenase: MNARMMPLDDAAPTASAPIETDIAIIGSGFAGLGMAIRLRQAGMTDFIVAEKAESVGGTWRDNHYPGCACDVQSHVYSFSFAPNPRWTRMFARQPEIRAYLEACTQQFGIQRHLRFGHELASAIYDETRHRWQLTFANGQRWSARVLISGMGGLSRAAIPNIPGIEKFKGKAFHSQHWDHTYPLEGKRVAVIGTGASAIQFVPQIAPRVSHLNLFQRTPPWIMPKADRAVKPFEQWLFRHLPFTQKIMRSALYCMLESRAFGFAIHPSLMKTAQKVAERHLRRQVPDPQLRATLTPNYTMGCKRILISNDYFPALSRQNVSVTTTGIARVEEDAVITTDGARHPADCLIFGTGFQVADPFPAGVVRGRGGIDIVDTWRDGAHAYLGTTLPGYPNFFMIVGPNTGLGHNSMVFMIESQVEYVLRALKTMNTERAAAIEVRPHVERAYNEQIQQRLGRAIWSTGGCKSWYLDPKTGKNTTLWPGFAYKFRQATRTFSMDDYLAYSPTAQPLGGHAGSQPQPVHAHGNAATTSAEAT, from the coding sequence ATGAACGCACGCATGATGCCCCTCGACGACGCGGCGCCCACCGCATCCGCGCCCATCGAAACCGATATCGCCATCATCGGCTCGGGCTTCGCCGGCCTGGGCATGGCGATCCGGCTGCGCCAGGCCGGCATGACCGATTTCATCGTCGCGGAAAAGGCCGAGTCGGTGGGCGGCACCTGGCGTGACAACCACTACCCCGGTTGCGCTTGCGACGTGCAATCCCACGTCTATTCGTTCTCCTTCGCCCCGAATCCGCGCTGGACCCGCATGTTCGCGCGTCAGCCGGAAATTCGCGCGTATCTGGAAGCGTGCACGCAACAGTTCGGCATTCAGCGTCATCTGCGCTTCGGGCATGAACTTGCCTCCGCGATCTACGACGAAACCCGCCACCGCTGGCAACTGACGTTCGCAAACGGCCAGCGCTGGTCCGCCCGCGTGCTGATCTCGGGAATGGGCGGACTCTCGCGCGCGGCCATTCCGAACATTCCGGGCATCGAGAAATTCAAGGGTAAAGCGTTCCATTCCCAGCACTGGGACCACACGTATCCACTCGAAGGCAAACGCGTTGCGGTGATCGGCACCGGGGCGAGCGCGATCCAGTTCGTGCCGCAGATCGCGCCGCGTGTCTCGCATCTGAACCTGTTCCAGCGCACACCACCGTGGATCATGCCGAAGGCCGACCGCGCGGTGAAGCCGTTCGAGCAGTGGCTGTTCAGGCATCTGCCTTTCACGCAGAAGATCATGCGTTCGGCGCTCTACTGCATGCTCGAATCGCGCGCCTTCGGCTTCGCGATTCATCCTTCGCTGATGAAGACCGCGCAGAAAGTCGCTGAGCGGCACTTGCGCCGCCAGGTGCCCGATCCGCAACTGCGCGCTACGCTCACACCGAACTACACGATGGGCTGCAAGCGCATCCTGATCTCGAACGACTACTTCCCCGCGCTGTCGCGCCAGAACGTCTCGGTGACAACCACCGGCATCGCCCGTGTGGAAGAAGATGCGGTGATCACGACCGACGGCGCGCGTCATCCGGCCGATTGCCTGATCTTCGGCACCGGCTTTCAGGTGGCCGATCCGTTTCCGGCGGGCGTGGTGCGTGGCCGTGGCGGCATCGATATCGTCGATACGTGGCGCGATGGAGCGCATGCGTATCTCGGTACGACCTTGCCTGGTTATCCGAACTTCTTCATGATCGTCGGCCCGAACACCGGCCTCGGCCACAACTCGATGGTGTTCATGATCGAATCGCAGGTCGAATACGTGCTGCGCGCGCTGAAGACGATGAACACGGAACGCGCCGCTGCGATCGAAGTACGCCCACATGTCGAGCGCGCCTACAACGAACAGATCCAGCAGAGACTCGGCCGCGCGATCTGGTCGACGGGCGGTTGCAAGAGCTGGTATCTCGATCCGAAGACCGGCAAGAACACCACGCTGTGGCCAGGATTCGCCTACAAATTCCGCCAGGCAACCCGCACCTTCAGCATGGACGACTACCTCGCGTATTCGCCCACGGCGCAGCCGCTGGGCGGACACGCGGGCTCGCAACCGCAGCCAGTGCATGCGCACGGCAATGCGGCTACAACGTCGGCGGAAGCAACCTGA
- a CDS encoding SDR family NAD(P)-dependent oxidoreductase produces the protein MKNFTDRVAAITGAGSGMGRSLAIRLAREGCHLALADRNATSLAETAQLAQAAAPHVVGSPLRITTRVLDVSDRAAMFDWAAETAAQHQRVNLVFNNAGVALSSTIEGMEYADLEWIVGINFWGVVHGTKAFLPYIKASGAGHIVNTSSVFGLFSQPGMSGYNATKFAVRGFTEALRQELDLMKCGVSATCVHPGGIRTSIAQSSRISSNMVGFMLENEQQGKDDFEKFFITTADEAARVILDGVRRNKRRVLIGRDARAADWLARTLPAAYQALVVMQTRRMKRIAEKRARRAAQVDGRRA, from the coding sequence ATGAAGAACTTCACCGACAGAGTGGCCGCCATCACCGGCGCGGGCTCGGGCATGGGCCGTTCGCTCGCGATCCGGCTGGCGCGCGAAGGCTGCCACCTCGCGCTTGCCGACCGCAATGCCACGAGCCTCGCCGAAACCGCGCAACTCGCGCAGGCCGCCGCACCGCATGTGGTCGGCTCGCCGCTACGCATCACCACGCGCGTGCTCGACGTGTCGGACCGCGCCGCGATGTTCGACTGGGCCGCCGAAACGGCCGCGCAGCATCAGCGTGTGAACCTTGTGTTCAATAACGCGGGCGTGGCGCTGTCGAGCACCATCGAAGGCATGGAGTACGCCGACCTGGAGTGGATTGTCGGCATCAATTTCTGGGGCGTGGTGCACGGCACGAAGGCATTTCTGCCGTATATCAAGGCGTCGGGCGCGGGGCACATCGTCAATACGTCAAGCGTGTTCGGCCTGTTCTCGCAACCGGGCATGAGCGGCTACAACGCGACCAAATTCGCCGTGCGCGGCTTTACAGAAGCACTGCGCCAGGAACTCGATCTGATGAAGTGCGGCGTGTCGGCGACCTGCGTGCACCCGGGCGGCATTCGCACGAGCATCGCGCAGTCGAGCCGGATCTCGTCGAACATGGTCGGCTTCATGCTGGAAAACGAACAGCAAGGCAAGGACGACTTCGAGAAGTTTTTCATCACCACCGCCGACGAAGCCGCACGCGTGATTCTCGACGGCGTGCGCAGGAACAAGCGGCGCGTGCTGATCGGCCGCGACGCGCGCGCCGCCGACTGGCTCGCGCGTACGTTGCCGGCGGCCTACCAGGCGCTGGTCGTGATGCAGACGCGCCGCATGAAGCGCATTGCGGAAAAGCGCGCGCGCCGCGCCGCGCAAGTCGACGGCCGGCGTGCCTGA
- a CDS encoding metal-dependent hydrolase, with the protein MMPVRRDLRFNLPQERACDWHVQGSHVTHFFNALSLLFPAGERFFMDSVRNYRDQIDDPVLKKQVLGFIGQEAMHTREHIEYNDLLQEAGLPAHKLDKRLWAILNFGRKILPHSYQLAVTVCLEHYTAMLAGLLLEDASRIGGSVEGYTQMWTWHALEETEHKSVSYDVWNTVLKPGLGRYLLRTGTMLATTLTFWLIVFDFHVRLLIADRKRGGHIRGMWRVVKYLYGPRHGVFPRIAGEWLSFFRPGFHPWDHDNRAQLSRIDGLIAAVDATNAATPSARKAARRGVQAAA; encoded by the coding sequence ATGATGCCGGTTCGCCGCGACCTCCGTTTCAATTTACCGCAGGAACGTGCCTGCGATTGGCACGTGCAGGGCTCGCACGTAACCCACTTCTTCAACGCGCTTTCACTGCTGTTCCCAGCCGGTGAGCGCTTTTTCATGGACAGCGTGCGCAACTACCGCGACCAGATCGACGACCCCGTGCTGAAGAAGCAGGTGCTCGGTTTCATCGGCCAGGAAGCGATGCATACGCGCGAGCACATCGAATACAACGATCTGCTGCAGGAAGCCGGCTTACCCGCGCATAAGCTCGACAAGCGCCTGTGGGCGATTCTCAACTTCGGCCGCAAGATCCTGCCGCATTCGTATCAACTCGCGGTCACGGTCTGCCTCGAACATTACACGGCGATGCTGGCGGGCCTGCTGCTGGAGGACGCATCGCGTATCGGCGGTTCGGTCGAAGGCTATACGCAGATGTGGACGTGGCATGCGCTCGAGGAAACCGAACACAAGTCGGTTTCGTACGACGTATGGAATACGGTGCTGAAGCCAGGCCTCGGACGCTATCTGCTGCGCACCGGCACGATGCTCGCCACGACGCTGACCTTCTGGCTGATCGTGTTCGACTTCCACGTGCGCCTGCTGATCGCCGATCGCAAACGCGGCGGCCATATCCGCGGCATGTGGCGTGTCGTGAAGTATCTGTACGGCCCGCGTCATGGCGTGTTTCCGCGTATTGCCGGTGAATGGCTGAGCTTTTTCCGGCCGGGCTTCCATCCGTGGGATCACGACAATCGCGCGCAACTGTCGCGCATCGACGGGCTCATCGCCGCGGTCGACGCCACCAACGCGGCTACGCCGAGCGCCCGCAAAGCCGCCCGGCGCGGCGTGCAGGCGGCCGCGTGA